A single window of Colletotrichum destructivum chromosome 9, complete sequence DNA harbors:
- a CDS encoding Putative clathrin adaptor, mu subunit, Longin-like domain superfamily, with amino-acid sequence MNGVIEALHIYDEHNHAILSHTYTSRPLSAQHLLPLYLEHPAPRPNLIYLPNTNPPTLVFSLNHANLLFLATSSSEIEPLLVLEFVHRIIDVFEEFLGAPLLAHKIESNYDVVAQLLNEMCDAGTISTTEPNALRDLVEVEGWVGKLLGSINLPGKPGNFGTGFANPSAPSLIAQNTPALPWRRANVRHTSNEMYSDIVETLTVTLAPSGRPLAAFANGTIAFTCKVSGMPDIVMTLTSPSGKHNLAGFMDLPVFHPCVRLARWKERPGELSFIPPDGRFILASYEVDLLPFTNGKSGSLSANNLKLPVNIEMKTGLGPLGSDFEVRLHVNRVLGASGPSAASQYGRGGGGAGRGFGGPHPGTPSSPLMEDLVVTVPLPAEVRNLSELRPSKGDASFNPSERVLEWHVPTKELSTGTSYFGLKCTVVGQPVDEDEDELDPNGFGFGKAYGYDEPYQSSPVQSKKPTENADDEKDAKRVAQNKMLMPSSASVSFSVKGWLPSGLKVESIMLDPRKSKGLGEGVKPYKGVKYLTVSKGGVETRC; translated from the exons ATGAACGGCGTTATTGAAGCGCTGCACATTTACGATGAGCACAA CCATGCCATCCTGTCGCACACGTACACTTCCCGCCCGCTGTCGGCGCaacacctcctccccctctaCCTAGAGCACCCCGCGCCGCGACCGAACCTGATCTACCTGCCGAACACGAATCCACCGACGCTCGTCTTCAGTCTCAACCACGCCAATCTCTTGTTTCtggcgacctcgtcctctGAAATCGAACCcctcctcgttctcgagTTCGTCCACCGCATCATCGACGTCTTCGAGGAGTTCCTTGGCGCCCCCTTGCTGGCGCACAAGATCGAGAGCAATTACGATGTCGTTGCGCAGCTTCTCAACGAAATGTGCGACGCCGGCACCATCAGCACGACCGAACCGAACGCGCTGAGGGACttggtggaggtggagggctGGGTTGGCAAGCTGCTCGGCAGCATTAACCTGCCAGG GAAACCCGGTAATTTTGGCACGGGTTTTGCCAACCCGAGCGCGCCATCGTTGATCGCACAGAATACCCCGGCGTTGCCCTGGCGCAGAGCTAACGTCCGGCATACATCTAACGAGATGTACTCGGACATCGTCGAGACCCTGACAGTCACGCTCGCGCCTTCTGGGAGGCCGCTAGCAGCATTTGCAAATGGCACGATAGCCTTCACCTGCAAGGTTTCCGGTATGCCCGACATTGTCATGACCTTGACGAGTCCATCCGGAAAACACAACTTGGCGGGCTTCATGGACCTCCCCGTGTTCCACCCGTGTGTGCGCTTAGCCCGGTGGAAGGAGCGGCCGGGCGAGCTTAGCTTCATACCGCCAGACGGACGGTTCATCTTGGCCAGCTACGAGGTCGACCTCTTGCCATTCACAAATGGCAAGAGTGGCAGCCTGAGCGCGAACAATCTCAAGTTGCCTGTCAACATTGAGATGAAGACGGGTCTGGGCCCGCTGGGCTCTGACTTTGAGGTTCGATTACATGTAAACAGGGTGCTAGGAGCAAGTGGCCCATCGGCAGCAAGCCAGTACggacgaggcggaggcggagcaggtcgaggatTCGGAGGGCCTCATCCCGgcacaccatcatcaccgctTATGGAGGATCTTGTGGTGACAGTGCCCCTGCCAGCCGAGGTTAGGAACCTGTCAGAGCTGCGGCCAAGCAAAGGCGACGCGAGCTTCAACCCCAGTGAAAGGGTCCTCGAGTGGCATGTGCCCACAAAGGAGCTGTCTACCGGCACGTCCTACTTCGGTCTCAAGTGTACCGTGGTAGGACAGCcggtggacgaggacgaggatgagctTGACCCGAACGGTTTCGGTTTCGGGAAGGCGTACGGCTACGACGAGCCGTACCAGAGCAGTCCGGTCcagtcgaagaagccgaccGAGaatgccgatgacgagaagGACGCGAAGAGGGTGGCGCAGAACAAAATGCTGATGCcaagctcggcgtcggtcaGCTTCTCAGTCAAGGGGTGGCTGCCGAGCGGGCTCAAGGTGGAGAGCATCATGCTCGACCCGCGCAAAAGTaaaggcctcggcgagggcgtgaAGCCGTACAAGGGCGTCAAGTACCTGACAGTAAGCAAGGGCGGTGTAGAGACGCGGTGTTAG